Proteins encoded in a region of the Deltaproteobacteria bacterium genome:
- a CDS encoding HEPN domain-containing protein, translating to MNRAADWLHQAEEDFLWAKDTYNSNRFSQACFVCQQCGEKALKALSLSRGFERVKSHFILDIARALEINSEIEEAAKRLDLYYISTRYPDALPSGALFEFFTKAQAEEALDFVRKILQVVRDEMRS from the coding sequence ATGAATCGAGCAGCTGATTGGCTACATCAGGCCGAAGAAGATTTTTTATGGGCAAAAGATACCTATAACTCTAATCGTTTTTCCCAAGCATGTTTTGTATGTCAGCAGTGCGGTGAAAAGGCTCTAAAAGCTTTATCATTATCTCGTGGATTTGAGCGTGTAAAAAGTCATTTTATACTTGATATCGCACGCGCCTTAGAAATTAATAGCGAGATAGAAGAAGCTGCAAAGCGTTTAGACTTATATTACATAAGTACTCGTTATCCCGATGCACTTCCTTCTGGTGCCCTATTTGAGTTTTTTACCAAAGCGCAGGCTGAAGAAGCATTAGATTTTGTGCGAAAAATTTTGCAAGTGGTTCGTGATGAGATGAGGTCTTAA
- a CDS encoding nucleotidyltransferase domain-containing protein codes for MTSLILQKNIRDPLYGHTAASFETALKEKLKNRVETAYFFGSYGTDAFNADSDIDLILIKQTDVSFFERAIEFLDLLDIVPCIDILVYTPEEFHRLTADPSPGFWQSVVATLRIL; via the coding sequence GTGACTTCTTTGATTTTGCAAAAAAATATACGTGACCCTTTATATGGACACACTGCCGCGAGCTTTGAAACTGCGCTTAAAGAAAAGCTAAAGAATAGAGTTGAAACGGCCTATTTTTTTGGTAGTTACGGTACAGATGCTTTCAATGCAGATAGTGATATCGATTTAATTTTAATCAAACAAACTGATGTGTCATTTTTTGAACGAGCAATTGAATTTTTAGACCTATTAGATATTGTGCCATGCATTGATATTCTTGTTTATACTCCAGAAGAGTTTCATCGTCTTACTGCTGACCCTTCACCTGGATTTTGGCAATCAGTAGTTGCAACTTTAAGAATATTATAA
- a CDS encoding DUF2892 domain-containing protein, which produces MLAKIFPKNEHIVDRVLRIIVGLALLSLIVIGPHTYWGLIGLLPLLTGIFGTCPAYTLLGISTCRAGADKTTGTKSCCCG; this is translated from the coding sequence ATGCTGGCGAAAATCTTCCCTAAAAACGAGCATATCGTCGATCGCGTGCTGAGGATCATTGTCGGGCTCGCGCTCTTGAGCCTTATCGTTATCGGACCGCATACTTACTGGGGCTTAATCGGCCTGCTTCCCTTGCTTACCGGCATCTTCGGCACTTGTCCGGCTTATACCTTGCTGGGCATTTCTACCTGCCGCGCGGGAGCGGATAAGACCACCGGCACCAAGAGCTGTTGCTGTGGCTGA